A section of the Pediococcus inopinatus genome encodes:
- a CDS encoding nucleoside phosphorylase yields MLNSLPLFDFDAHRQAVLMPGHDGPFSFHEKAVFPFLRDEEILQFVEQNGGKQIGKFETITKTYPVYECRYQNEWITVAQAPLGAPAAVQFLEFLIWFGVKQVISVGSCGVLTDIAEDRFLIPTVALRDEGTSFHYVLRSDVIALNPEVVASMEKGLTKNKLEFREVETWTTDGFFRETAALVRKRKQQGCTVVEMECAALAACAQFRNVQFGQLFFTADSLANLNQHQERDWGEGAHEQAIELAAQLVTELV; encoded by the coding sequence ATGTTAAATAGTTTGCCACTTTTTGATTTTGATGCGCATCGTCAAGCCGTATTGATGCCGGGTCATGATGGTCCATTCTCTTTTCACGAGAAGGCCGTGTTTCCATTTTTACGTGATGAAGAGATTTTACAATTTGTTGAACAAAATGGTGGCAAACAGATTGGCAAGTTTGAAACAATTACCAAAACTTACCCTGTTTACGAGTGTCGATACCAGAATGAATGGATTACGGTGGCTCAAGCGCCGTTGGGTGCCCCAGCTGCGGTACAATTTCTGGAATTCTTAATTTGGTTTGGTGTTAAGCAAGTTATTAGTGTGGGGAGCTGTGGCGTATTGACGGATATTGCTGAGGACAGATTTTTAATTCCAACGGTTGCCCTAAGGGATGAAGGGACTTCTTTCCATTATGTTTTGAGATCTGATGTTATTGCCTTGAATCCGGAAGTAGTTGCTAGTATGGAAAAAGGTTTAACTAAAAATAAGCTTGAGTTTCGAGAAGTGGAAACTTGGACAACGGATGGCTTTTTTCGTGAGACTGCCGCTTTAGTAAGAAAGCGTAAGCAACAGGGCTGCACAGTTGTTGAAATGGAATGTGCTGCTTTAGCTGCTTGTGCCCAATTTCGCAATGTTCAATTTGGACAGTTATTTTTTACAGCTGATTCACTGGCTAATTTAAATCAACACCAAGAACGGGATTGGGGTGAGGGTGCTCATGAGCAAGCGATTGAACTTGCTGCCCAGTTGGTTACAGAACTTGTTTAA
- a CDS encoding phosphoglycerate kinase: protein MAKLTVSDLDVKDKKVLMRVDFNVPVKNGVIGDDNRIVAALPTIKYIIEHDGKAILFSHLGRIKTEDDKKALTMRPVAQRLSDLLGKPVTFVPATRGKQLEDAIADMKDGDVLLFENTRFEDLDGKKESGNDQELGQYWASLGDEFVNDAFGTAHRSHASNVGVATAMKAANKPVAAGFLMEKEIKFLGNAVDNPKHPFVAILGGAKVSDKIGVIDHLLDKADKVIIGGGMTYTFYAAKGMKIGTSLVEKDKVALAKEILDKAGDKIVLPSDSVVAEKFDNDVPHKVVEGDIPDGYMALDIGPKSIKEFKDVLKDAKTVVWNGPMGVFEMSNYAEGTLEVGKFLGTLTDATTIVGGGDSTAAVKQLGVGDKLTHISTGGGASLEYLEGKELPGIAAISNK from the coding sequence GGTGTAATCGGTGATGATAACCGTATCGTTGCTGCATTACCAACTATCAAATACATCATCGAACATGATGGTAAAGCAATCTTGTTCTCACATCTTGGCCGTATTAAGACTGAAGACGACAAGAAAGCATTAACAATGCGTCCAGTTGCTCAACGTTTGTCAGATTTATTAGGCAAACCTGTCACATTTGTACCTGCAACACGTGGCAAACAATTAGAAGATGCAATTGCTGACATGAAAGATGGCGATGTTCTCTTATTCGAAAACACTCGTTTTGAAGATCTTGATGGCAAGAAGGAAAGCGGTAACGACCAAGAACTTGGCCAATACTGGGCTTCACTTGGCGACGAGTTTGTAAACGATGCTTTTGGTACAGCACATCGTTCACACGCTTCTAACGTTGGAGTTGCTACAGCTATGAAGGCAGCTAACAAACCAGTTGCTGCTGGATTCTTAATGGAAAAGGAAATCAAATTCCTTGGAAATGCTGTTGATAATCCAAAGCATCCATTCGTTGCTATCTTGGGTGGTGCTAAGGTTTCTGACAAGATTGGTGTCATTGATCATTTGCTCGATAAAGCTGACAAAGTTATTATCGGTGGTGGTATGACATATACATTCTATGCTGCTAAAGGCATGAAGATTGGTACTTCACTTGTTGAAAAAGACAAGGTTGCTTTAGCTAAAGAAATCTTAGATAAGGCTGGAGACAAGATTGTGCTTCCTTCAGACAGTGTTGTTGCTGAAAAATTCGATAATGATGTACCTCATAAGGTAGTTGAAGGAGATATTCCTGATGGCTATATGGCACTTGATATCGGACCTAAGTCAATCAAAGAATTCAAAGATGTTCTTAAAGATGCTAAGACGGTTGTTTGGAATGGACCAATGGGTGTATTCGAAATGAGCAACTATGCTGAAGGAACTCTTGAAGTTGGTAAGTTCTTGGGTACATTAACTGATGCTACAACAATTGTTGGTGGTGGTGATTCAACTGCTGCTGTTAAACAACTTGGTGTTGGCGATAAGTTAACACATATTTCTACTGGTGGTGGTGCTTCACTTGAGTACCTCGAAGGTAAGGAATTACCAGGAATTGCTGCAATTTCAAACAAATAA
- a CDS encoding ClC family H(+)/Cl(-) exchange transporter produces MQWQGQPTKKQRVPDRTRLTYILQGCITGAIAGFVVSIFRLAIVNGLKLMMIVYKQLSMHWELIPVWLIIMLLVAVVVGYMGRQYPEIKGSGIPQVEGQLSGNLEYAWWPILWRKFVGGILAIGSGLFLGREGPSIQLGATIAQGYAELTHKTELKRRVLIASGAAAGLSAAFNAPIASTLFVLEEVYHNFSPLIWTTALASAIVSNFVSTIFFGLTPVLHIVYASTLPLTMYPHLILLGIFLGLMGFIYQRVLLKMGDWYAYLTKLPSWLFGVVPFVLIIPIGMLVPNLLGGGNNIILAIAAHSPALIILIGIFLLRFIFSMISYGSGLPGGIFLPILSLGAILGAIYGKVMIQLGMMPSAYLVNFIIIAMAGYFAGIGKAPFTAILLITEMVGTLHHLMPLAIVSITAYLVVDLLGGAPIYESLLHKIVKPKMPRVGGKLDRVEFPVFAGSYLAGHQVRDFKWPGNSLLIAIRRGELEIIPHGDTLLQAGDTLIVTTSHQNRGNIARQLRKLPIQSN; encoded by the coding sequence ATGCAGTGGCAAGGACAACCAACAAAAAAGCAAAGGGTTCCTGATCGGACTCGGTTAACTTATATTTTGCAAGGATGCATTACGGGTGCTATTGCCGGGTTCGTCGTCAGTATTTTTCGATTAGCGATTGTAAATGGCCTGAAACTGATGATGATCGTTTATAAACAACTTTCAATGCACTGGGAATTAATTCCAGTTTGGCTGATTATTATGCTCCTGGTTGCCGTTGTGGTTGGTTATATGGGTCGCCAATATCCTGAAATAAAGGGATCTGGTATCCCCCAAGTAGAAGGGCAACTCTCTGGCAACTTAGAATATGCTTGGTGGCCAATCTTATGGCGAAAATTTGTGGGTGGCATACTGGCAATTGGTTCAGGACTATTTCTAGGCCGCGAGGGGCCATCAATTCAGTTAGGCGCTACAATCGCACAGGGGTATGCCGAACTAACTCACAAGACAGAGTTAAAACGCCGGGTACTCATTGCAAGTGGAGCAGCGGCTGGATTGTCTGCCGCGTTTAATGCACCAATCGCTAGTACATTATTTGTGCTTGAAGAGGTTTATCATAATTTTTCACCACTGATTTGGACGACAGCGCTAGCTAGTGCTATTGTTTCAAACTTTGTTTCTACAATCTTTTTTGGCTTAACACCAGTTTTACATATTGTTTACGCAAGCACACTACCGCTTACAATGTATCCGCATCTAATTCTGCTAGGTATTTTCCTTGGGCTAATGGGGTTCATTTATCAACGTGTCTTACTTAAAATGGGTGATTGGTATGCCTATCTGACCAAATTACCGAGCTGGTTATTTGGGGTTGTGCCATTTGTGTTGATTATCCCGATTGGCATGTTGGTACCTAACTTATTAGGTGGTGGGAATAATATTATCTTAGCCATTGCTGCGCATTCTCCGGCCCTAATTATATTGATTGGGATCTTTCTTTTAAGATTTATTTTTTCCATGATTTCTTATGGATCTGGGCTTCCTGGTGGCATTTTTTTGCCAATTTTGTCGTTAGGTGCCATTCTTGGTGCTATATATGGAAAAGTCATGATTCAGTTAGGAATGATGCCATCCGCATATTTGGTTAACTTTATTATTATTGCAATGGCGGGCTATTTTGCCGGAATTGGAAAAGCCCCGTTTACTGCCATCTTGTTAATTACCGAAATGGTCGGGACGCTGCATCATTTAATGCCACTCGCAATTGTTTCAATTACCGCCTATTTGGTAGTTGATTTGCTAGGTGGTGCCCCAATTTATGAATCATTACTTCACAAAATTGTGAAACCTAAAATGCCACGTGTGGGTGGTAAATTGGATCGGGTAGAATTTCCGGTTTTTGCTGGTTCGTATTTAGCGGGACATCAAGTGCGTGATTTTAAGTGGCCGGGGAACAGTTTACTAATTGCCATTCGTCGGGGTGAACTTGAAATCATTCCCCATGGAGATACGCTACTTCAAGCGGGAGACACCTTAATTGTGACAACTAGTCATCAAAACCGGGGGAATATTGCACGCCAATTAAGAAAACTGCCTATCCAATCGAATTGA
- the rnr gene encoding ribonuclease R translates to METNKIQAAVSSLLSQHPKENFTAEEIFQQLKLEGASVFNILVKELAVMERSNRVHITEQGKFTLPIQPDQQIVHGVFHANDRGFGFVAIDPEIPDVYISEDHTAFALNQDEVDVRITRQAKPGDDKGPEGVVTKITERHFTQAVGVFQTSGADPENGVIGEIALKDKKLASYHFDVLASGIKPQEGAVITAEVTQYPNLKHPKLMAGLAVETIGFKDDPGVDILQVIYQHELPYEFPDDVKEEIKAIPEFVTDEEKVGRKDLTDETVVTIDGDGSKDFDDAVGVYKMANGHYHLSVNIADVSHYVKEGSPLDHEAYRRSTSVYLTDRVVPMLPRKLSNGICSLNPDVERLTMTCEMEMDENGKVVNHRIYPSVIKSNARMTYSNVNKILEAHDEKTRERYADLVPMFETMGELHKILLKRRKRRGAIEFDDNEAEIIVDETGHPIDIKVRVRGTSERMIESFMLAANETVAQHYSELKVTFLYRVHETPDSDRMLKFFEFLTNFGYTVKGSPKDIKPKMLQSVLKQVSGSKEEPMISIMMLRSMKQAKYSEDSLGHFGLAAEYYTHFTSPIRRYPDMFVHRLIRHYEEDGLSEESQAQFVEKVPEVAAHTSKLERRGIDTERDVDGMKKAEFMGDHVGEEFKAVVSSVMKFGLFVELDNTVEGLVHISQMKDDYYEYVENQMALVGRNTHRTYQIGQEIEVKLIRVDKDQREVDFDLLHPEKTPTSEIQLPPRQFRNSGNYKGGNRQGSHNKNFNKKSSSNYRNNSAKNSHATNSHGKPSSSKPYGRKK, encoded by the coding sequence ATGGAAACAAATAAAATTCAAGCTGCTGTCAGCAGTTTATTAAGTCAACATCCTAAGGAAAATTTTACAGCTGAAGAAATTTTTCAACAATTAAAACTTGAAGGAGCAAGTGTTTTTAATATTTTAGTTAAAGAACTTGCTGTGATGGAACGGTCAAATCGTGTTCATATCACAGAGCAGGGGAAATTCACCTTGCCCATTCAACCAGATCAACAAATCGTTCACGGTGTGTTCCATGCCAACGACCGTGGCTTTGGTTTCGTAGCCATCGATCCGGAAATTCCAGATGTTTATATTAGTGAAGATCATACAGCTTTTGCATTGAATCAGGATGAAGTTGATGTTCGGATCACACGTCAGGCTAAACCTGGCGATGATAAAGGGCCTGAAGGGGTCGTTACTAAGATTACGGAGCGTCATTTTACGCAGGCTGTTGGGGTTTTTCAAACTTCAGGTGCAGATCCTGAAAATGGCGTTATCGGTGAAATTGCATTAAAAGATAAAAAATTAGCTTCATATCATTTTGATGTTTTAGCTTCAGGAATCAAGCCACAAGAAGGGGCTGTGATCACTGCTGAAGTGACTCAGTATCCTAATTTGAAACATCCTAAACTGATGGCAGGCCTCGCTGTTGAGACCATTGGATTTAAAGATGACCCTGGGGTTGATATTCTTCAGGTTATTTATCAACACGAATTACCATATGAATTTCCTGATGATGTTAAAGAGGAAATCAAAGCGATCCCAGAATTCGTGACAGATGAAGAAAAAGTCGGTCGTAAAGACTTGACTGATGAAACAGTTGTGACAATTGATGGGGACGGGTCTAAAGATTTTGATGATGCTGTTGGTGTTTATAAAATGGCTAATGGACATTATCATTTGAGCGTCAACATTGCTGATGTGAGTCATTATGTTAAAGAGGGGTCACCTCTGGACCACGAAGCTTATCGGCGGAGTACCAGTGTTTACTTGACTGACCGTGTGGTGCCAATGTTACCGCGGAAGCTCTCTAACGGAATTTGTTCTTTGAATCCTGATGTGGAGCGTTTGACCATGACTTGTGAAATGGAAATGGACGAAAATGGTAAAGTAGTCAATCACCGGATTTATCCAAGTGTGATCAAATCTAATGCGCGAATGACTTATTCAAATGTTAATAAGATTCTTGAAGCTCACGACGAAAAAACGCGGGAACGCTATGCTGATTTAGTGCCAATGTTTGAAACAATGGGCGAATTGCATAAAATCTTGCTGAAACGTCGGAAGCGTCGTGGAGCAATTGAATTTGATGATAACGAAGCTGAAATTATTGTAGATGAAACTGGTCATCCAATTGATATTAAAGTTCGCGTTCGGGGAACTTCTGAACGGATGATCGAATCGTTTATGTTGGCAGCTAACGAAACCGTGGCTCAACATTATTCAGAGCTCAAAGTGACATTCTTGTACCGTGTCCATGAAACGCCTGACAGTGACAGAATGTTGAAATTCTTTGAATTTTTGACAAACTTTGGTTATACAGTTAAGGGTAGTCCAAAGGATATCAAACCCAAAATGTTACAAAGCGTTTTGAAACAGGTTTCGGGAAGTAAAGAAGAACCCATGATTTCGATCATGATGCTTCGTAGTATGAAGCAGGCCAAATATTCTGAGGATTCTTTGGGACATTTCGGCCTTGCTGCAGAATACTATACGCATTTCACGTCACCAATTCGACGTTATCCAGATATGTTTGTGCATCGTTTAATCCGTCATTACGAAGAGGACGGCCTTAGTGAAGAATCACAAGCTCAATTTGTTGAAAAGGTTCCTGAAGTTGCGGCTCATACTTCTAAATTGGAACGGCGAGGTATTGATACAGAACGTGACGTTGATGGGATGAAGAAAGCTGAATTTATGGGCGATCACGTTGGCGAAGAATTTAAGGCTGTTGTGAGCTCGGTAATGAAGTTCGGGTTGTTTGTTGAATTAGATAATACTGTTGAAGGACTTGTTCATATCAGTCAAATGAAAGACGACTATTATGAATACGTTGAAAACCAAATGGCTTTGGTTGGACGGAATACGCACCGAACATACCAAATTGGTCAAGAAATTGAAGTTAAGTTAATTCGGGTGGACAAGGATCAAAGAGAAGTTGATTTTGATCTCTTGCACCCAGAAAAGACGCCGACTAGTGAAATTCAATTACCACCACGTCAATTCCGTAATAGTGGCAATTACAAAGGTGGCAATCGACAAGGTAGTCACAACAAGAATTTCAATAAAAAATCATCAAGTAATTATCGAAATAATTCTGCTAAAAACTCACATGCAACAAACTCACATGGTAAGCCATCATCTTCAAAACCGTATGGTCGGAAAAAGTAG
- the eno gene encoding phosphopyruvate hydratase: protein MSLITDIYARQVLDSRGNPTVEVELYTEDGGFGRGIVPSGASTGEHEAVELRDGDKSKFMGQGVTKAVENVNKLIAKKIVGYEVTDQLAIDKAMIELDGTPNKAKLGANAILGVSLAAARAAADELQIPLYNYLGGFNAHTLPTPMLNVINGGKHANNDVDFQEFMIMPVGAPTITEAIRWSSETFHNLKNLLNEKGYSTAVGDEGGFAPDLKNNEEPFEILVEAITRAGYKPGKDIAIAFDCAASEFYNSETKKYDLKGDGKSYTASEFVDLLDGIVDKYPVVSIEDPLDENEWEDWKMATDKLGKKVQIVGDDLFVTNTDYLAKGIKMGVGNAILIKLNQIGTLTETVNAIEMAKEAGYTAIVSHRSGETEDTTIADLVVALNAGQIKTGSMSRTERIAKYNQLMRIEDQLGEVGDYKGIKAFYNLSEQARDAITNK, encoded by the coding sequence ATGTCACTTATTACTGATATTTATGCACGTCAGGTTTTAGATTCACGTGGTAACCCAACTGTTGAAGTTGAATTATATACAGAAGATGGCGGTTTCGGCCGTGGAATCGTTCCTTCTGGTGCTTCAACTGGTGAACATGAAGCTGTTGAACTTCGTGATGGCGACAAGAGCAAATTCATGGGCCAAGGTGTTACAAAGGCTGTTGAAAATGTTAACAAGTTAATTGCTAAGAAAATTGTTGGTTATGAAGTAACTGACCAATTAGCAATTGATAAAGCTATGATCGAACTTGATGGTACTCCTAACAAAGCTAAGTTGGGCGCAAACGCAATTCTTGGTGTATCTTTGGCTGCTGCTCGTGCTGCTGCTGATGAGCTCCAAATTCCTTTGTACAACTACTTAGGCGGATTCAACGCTCATACATTGCCAACACCAATGTTGAACGTTATCAATGGTGGGAAACATGCTAATAATGATGTTGACTTCCAAGAATTCATGATCATGCCTGTTGGTGCTCCAACAATTACAGAAGCAATTCGTTGGTCATCAGAAACATTCCACAACTTAAAGAATCTTTTGAACGAAAAAGGTTACTCAACAGCTGTTGGTGATGAAGGTGGATTTGCACCTGATTTGAAGAACAATGAGGAACCATTTGAAATCCTTGTTGAAGCTATCACACGTGCTGGCTACAAACCTGGTAAAGACATTGCAATTGCCTTTGACTGTGCTGCTTCTGAATTCTATAACTCAGAAACAAAGAAGTACGACTTAAAGGGTGACGGCAAGTCATATACCGCTTCTGAATTTGTTGACTTACTTGATGGTATTGTTGACAAGTACCCAGTTGTTTCTATCGAAGATCCTTTGGATGAAAACGAATGGGAAGACTGGAAGATGGCTACTGACAAACTTGGCAAGAAAGTTCAAATCGTTGGTGATGACTTGTTCGTTACAAACACAGACTACCTTGCTAAAGGTATCAAGATGGGCGTTGGCAATGCTATCTTGATCAAGTTGAACCAAATTGGTACATTAACAGAAACTGTTAATGCTATCGAAATGGCTAAGGAAGCTGGCTATACAGCAATCGTTTCTCATCGTTCTGGTGAAACAGAAGATACAACAATTGCTGACTTAGTTGTTGCTTTGAATGCTGGTCAAATTAAGACTGGTTCAATGAGCCGTACAGAACGTATTGCTAAGTACAACCAATTGATGCGTATCGAAGATCAATTAGGTGAAGTTGGCGATTACAAAGGTATTAAAGCCTTCTATAACTTGAGCGAACAAGCACGCGACGCTATTACAAATAAGTAA
- the glpK gene encoding glycerol kinase GlpK, whose product MPESYILSIDEGTTSTRAIIFDHAGQKVADAQREITQIFPNPGWVEHDANEIWDAVLSTIADALIKSRIRPSQIKGIGITNQRETTVIWDKKTGLPIYNAIVWQSRQTADIANQLILAGYQKEIHQKTGLIVDAYFSATKIRWILDQVPNAQKRAENGELLFGTIDTWLVWKLTGGDVHVTDYSNASRTMLFNIHELKWDTDILKLLNIPKAMLPETKSNSEIYGYTKDYHFYGSEVPISGMAGDQQAALFGQMAFEPGMIKNTYGTGAFVVMNTGTEPQLSDHNLLTTVAYGINGQVYYALEGSIFVAGSAIQWLRDGMQLLKTSAESEEDAFNSTDHNEIYVVPAFTGLGAPYWDSVTRGSIFGITRGTTKNDFVKATLQSLAYQSRDVVDTMKQDAGIEIPTLKVDGGASHNNYLMQFQADILGIEIDRAADLETTALGAAFLAGLGVGFWKNIEDIKTIYQSGQSFLPNMNGEERENLYSGWQEAVQAARMFKHQPYRKK is encoded by the coding sequence ATGCCAGAAAGTTATATTTTGTCCATTGATGAAGGGACAACAAGCACGAGGGCCATTATTTTTGATCATGCTGGTCAAAAGGTTGCTGATGCACAACGAGAGATCACACAAATTTTTCCTAATCCCGGCTGGGTTGAACACGACGCCAATGAAATTTGGGACGCTGTATTGTCCACGATTGCTGACGCTTTAATTAAGTCACGAATAAGGCCTTCTCAAATTAAAGGAATTGGTATTACAAACCAGCGGGAAACGACGGTGATTTGGGATAAGAAAACTGGCTTACCAATTTATAATGCCATTGTTTGGCAATCCCGCCAAACAGCAGATATTGCGAATCAATTAATTTTGGCAGGCTATCAAAAAGAGATTCATCAAAAAACTGGCTTGATTGTGGATGCCTATTTCTCGGCAACAAAAATTCGTTGGATTCTGGACCAAGTTCCCAATGCTCAAAAGCGGGCAGAAAACGGTGAGTTGCTGTTTGGCACGATTGATACCTGGTTAGTTTGGAAGCTTACCGGCGGGGATGTACATGTGACGGACTATTCAAATGCAAGTCGGACGATGTTATTTAACATTCACGAACTCAAATGGGATACAGATATTTTAAAACTCCTCAACATTCCCAAGGCCATGTTACCAGAAACAAAGTCAAATTCTGAAATTTATGGATATACGAAGGATTATCATTTTTACGGTAGTGAAGTACCAATTTCAGGGATGGCAGGGGATCAACAAGCGGCACTGTTTGGGCAAATGGCCTTTGAGCCAGGGATGATCAAGAATACATACGGAACCGGAGCCTTTGTCGTGATGAATACGGGGACCGAGCCGCAATTATCGGATCATAATTTATTGACAACCGTTGCTTATGGGATTAATGGTCAAGTCTATTACGCGCTGGAAGGAAGTATTTTTGTTGCTGGTTCAGCCATCCAGTGGTTACGAGATGGCATGCAGTTGTTGAAAACTTCCGCAGAATCTGAGGAAGATGCCTTTAATTCAACGGATCATAATGAAATATATGTGGTACCGGCGTTTACTGGTTTGGGGGCACCTTACTGGGATTCAGTTACGCGCGGATCGATTTTCGGAATAACCCGCGGAACAACAAAGAATGATTTTGTCAAAGCAACGTTACAATCGTTAGCGTATCAATCACGGGATGTTGTGGATACGATGAAGCAAGATGCAGGAATCGAGATTCCAACGCTTAAAGTGGACGGAGGAGCCTCTCATAACAATTACTTGATGCAGTTCCAGGCAGATATTCTTGGAATTGAAATTGACCGAGCTGCTGATTTAGAAACAACAGCGCTTGGGGCAGCATTTTTGGCTGGCCTTGGTGTCGGTTTTTGGAAAAATATAGAAGATATTAAAACAATCTATCAATCTGGCCAGAGCTTTTTGCCAAATATGAATGGAGAAGAGCGCGAAAACTTATACTCCGGGTGGCAAGAGGCCGTTCAAGCAGCGCGAATGTTTAAGCATCAACCATATCGAAAGAAATAG
- the tpiA gene encoding triose-phosphate isomerase gives MRTPIIAGNWKMNKNPKETTEFVNAVKDQLPATDKVESVIGAPAVDLQALLDAAKGTNLKVAAENCYFEDEGAFTGETSPKVLSEMGVDYVIIGHSERRQYFGETDEDINKKAKAVFANNMLPIICCGETLDQREAGQTNEWVSGQITNALKGLSADQVASLVIAYEPIWAIGTGKTASSDQAQEVVHVLRETVAKLYDQTTASKVRIQYGGSVKPANVKELMGKEDIDGGLVGGASMVPESFLELVNFNA, from the coding sequence TTGCGTACACCAATTATTGCTGGAAATTGGAAAATGAACAAGAACCCTAAAGAAACAACTGAATTTGTTAATGCTGTCAAGGATCAACTTCCTGCAACTGACAAAGTTGAATCCGTTATCGGTGCTCCTGCCGTTGATTTACAAGCTTTGTTAGATGCTGCTAAAGGTACAAACCTTAAAGTAGCTGCTGAAAATTGTTACTTTGAAGATGAAGGTGCTTTTACTGGTGAAACTTCACCTAAAGTTCTTTCTGAAATGGGTGTTGACTATGTTATTATTGGTCATTCAGAACGTCGTCAATATTTCGGCGAAACTGATGAAGATATTAACAAAAAAGCTAAAGCAGTTTTTGCTAACAATATGTTACCAATCATTTGCTGTGGTGAAACTTTAGATCAACGTGAAGCTGGTCAAACAAATGAGTGGGTTTCAGGCCAAATTACTAATGCACTTAAAGGTTTATCTGCAGATCAAGTGGCTTCACTTGTGATTGCATACGAACCAATCTGGGCAATTGGTACTGGTAAGACAGCTTCAAGTGATCAAGCACAAGAAGTTGTTCACGTCCTTCGTGAAACTGTTGCTAAGTTATACGACCAAACAACTGCTTCTAAAGTTCGTATTCAATACGGTGGTAGTGTTAAACCTGCTAACGTTAAAGAATTAATGGGCAAAGAAGACATCGATGGCGGTTTAGTCGGTGGTGCAAGTATGGTTCCTGAATCATTCTTGGAATTAGTTAACTTTAATGCTTAA
- the secG gene encoding preprotein translocase subunit SecG has translation MYNLLMTILLIVSVLIIISVMMQPAKTDNALSSFSGGADDLFAHSKPRGFEAFMQKVTLGLGIIFFAVAIAMVYVSSH, from the coding sequence TTGTATAATTTATTAATGACAATACTATTAATTGTTTCAGTTTTGATTATCATTTCGGTAATGATGCAGCCAGCAAAGACAGATAACGCGTTGTCGTCTTTCTCAGGTGGGGCAGATGACCTTTTTGCCCACTCAAAACCGCGTGGATTTGAAGCGTTTATGCAAAAAGTCACATTAGGATTAGGAATTATTTTCTTTGCCGTTGCAATTGCGATGGTCTATGTTTCTTCTCACTAA